Proteins encoded in a region of the Halothiobacillus diazotrophicus genome:
- a CDS encoding bifunctional YncE family protein/alkaline phosphatase family protein gives MLTKIGSGHWAFHPVRRLGTTKTLVGAMFTLAVLLPFGAADAQGGSAQLASTPLPTGARITPTAAPGALFQRMNPNLPTLPDFQAGQAVSTALSPDGKTLLVLTSGYNRNWNPQGKIDQATSEEYIFIYDVGSGAPVKRQVLRVPDSFSGIAWHPDGRQFYVAGGVDDDIHRYILDVSQWHEVLPAMPLGHHDQGLGLRVRPMAAGVAVSPDGKRLLVTNFENDSVSEIDLATSRVIHELDLRPGKINPARAGVPGGEFPFWVAYQSDGKAYVTSMRDREVVVLRIRDGALSVIKRIPVGGQPTRMVLNRAKSRLYVANSNSDTVTVIDAKRDLVLDTLGTTAPTKTYANASQLKGSNPNSLALSPDEKTLYVTNGGTNAVAVIGLSARKGDSAVRGLIPTGWYPNSVSVSRDGKTLYVVNGKSMPGPNGGNCRDSLSTEKAATVRCRAHNQYIWQLTKAGFLTLPVPSGVELAKLTRQVAVNNNWADVRGRAAAAQDMAFLRSRIKHVIYVVKENRTYDQVLGDLRPGNGDEHLVLLPEPITPNHHALARQFVTLDNFLVSGAASNDGWIWSTAARSTEYSEKNIAINYAGRGLSYDNEGQNRNINLGLADPEARHEEDARVPDDPDLLPGDRDVAAPDGPGGEEGAGYLWDSALRAGITIRNYGFYADEARYDLPHDDPAYVPPSRHPYADKMVQAYANKSALRPITDVYFRGFDQNYADYWRYTEWAREFDNYAKSGTLPALELVRLPHDHFGDFATAADGVNTVETQMADNDYALGLLVQKIGNSPFRDNTLIFVVEDDAQDGGDHVDAHRSLAYVIGPYVKRHAVVSTRYTTVNLLRTIEDVLGLRPMGLTDGNALPMAAVFDRQLQPMDYTAIVPEVLRTTQLPLPPRTARNSLPASAETARYAHSRRTAAYWSTVMAGQDFSSEDRLDTQRFNRALWMGLRGVDYSVP, from the coding sequence ATGTTGACGAAAATCGGTTCTGGTCACTGGGCATTCCATCCCGTCCGTCGTCTGGGAACGACTAAGACGTTGGTCGGGGCGATGTTCACGCTGGCGGTTCTCCTGCCCTTCGGTGCTGCCGATGCGCAAGGGGGTTCAGCCCAACTGGCGAGCACGCCACTGCCGACCGGGGCGCGCATTACGCCGACAGCCGCCCCGGGCGCCTTGTTTCAGCGGATGAATCCGAACCTGCCGACGTTGCCGGACTTTCAGGCAGGGCAGGCAGTCTCCACGGCGCTCAGCCCGGACGGCAAGACCCTGCTCGTGCTGACCAGCGGCTACAACCGGAACTGGAATCCGCAGGGCAAGATCGATCAGGCCACGTCCGAGGAATACATCTTCATCTACGACGTCGGTTCCGGTGCCCCCGTGAAGCGGCAGGTGCTCCGGGTGCCGGACAGCTTCTCCGGCATCGCCTGGCATCCGGATGGGCGACAGTTCTACGTGGCGGGTGGGGTCGATGATGACATCCACCGCTATATCCTCGACGTAAGCCAGTGGCATGAGGTTCTTCCGGCCATGCCCTTGGGGCACCACGATCAGGGGTTGGGCCTCAGGGTGCGACCCATGGCTGCGGGTGTTGCCGTCAGCCCCGATGGCAAGCGTCTGTTGGTCACCAACTTCGAGAACGACAGCGTCTCCGAGATCGATCTCGCCACGTCCAGGGTCATTCATGAGCTGGATCTGCGCCCCGGCAAGATCAATCCGGCTCGTGCCGGCGTACCGGGCGGCGAGTTCCCGTTCTGGGTGGCCTACCAGAGCGACGGGAAGGCCTATGTCACGAGCATGCGCGACCGGGAGGTCGTGGTGCTGCGCATCCGCGACGGCGCACTGTCGGTCATCAAGCGCATTCCCGTGGGCGGTCAACCGACCCGGATGGTTCTCAACCGCGCGAAAAGCCGACTGTACGTCGCCAACTCGAACAGCGACACCGTGACCGTGATCGATGCCAAGCGGGATCTGGTGCTGGATACGCTCGGCACGACCGCCCCGACGAAGACCTACGCCAACGCCAGCCAGCTGAAGGGCAGCAACCCCAACAGTCTTGCGCTGTCACCCGATGAAAAGACCCTGTACGTTACCAATGGCGGCACCAATGCCGTGGCCGTCATCGGGTTGTCGGCGCGCAAGGGCGACTCGGCTGTTCGCGGGCTGATCCCGACGGGCTGGTATCCCAACTCCGTCAGCGTGAGCCGGGACGGCAAAACCCTGTACGTCGTCAACGGCAAGAGCATGCCGGGCCCGAACGGCGGCAATTGTCGCGATTCCCTGTCGACGGAAAAGGCGGCGACCGTGCGCTGTCGTGCCCACAACCAGTACATCTGGCAATTGACCAAGGCCGGCTTTCTGACGCTGCCCGTACCGAGTGGCGTCGAACTGGCCAAGCTGACCCGACAAGTCGCTGTCAATAACAACTGGGCCGACGTGCGTGGCCGGGCGGCGGCAGCGCAGGATATGGCCTTCCTCCGGTCGCGCATCAAGCACGTGATCTATGTCGTGAAGGAAAACCGGACCTACGATCAGGTGCTGGGCGACCTGCGCCCCGGCAACGGCGATGAACATCTGGTGCTGCTGCCCGAACCGATCACCCCGAATCACCATGCTCTCGCCCGTCAGTTCGTGACGCTCGACAATTTCCTGGTGAGCGGCGCGGCCAGTAACGATGGCTGGATCTGGAGCACGGCAGCCCGTTCCACCGAATATTCCGAAAAGAACATCGCCATTAACTATGCCGGTCGGGGGCTGAGCTACGACAACGAAGGCCAGAATCGGAACATCAATCTGGGGCTGGCCGACCCGGAGGCCCGTCATGAGGAAGATGCGCGCGTGCCCGATGATCCCGACCTGCTGCCGGGGGATCGCGACGTGGCTGCACCGGATGGACCTGGCGGGGAAGAGGGCGCCGGGTACCTGTGGGATAGTGCCCTGCGCGCCGGTATCACAATCCGCAACTATGGTTTTTATGCGGACGAGGCACGCTACGACTTGCCGCACGACGATCCGGCCTACGTGCCGCCATCGCGTCACCCCTATGCCGACAAGATGGTTCAGGCCTACGCCAACAAGTCTGCCCTGAGACCGATTACCGATGTCTATTTCCGCGGCTTCGATCAGAACTACGCCGATTACTGGCGCTACACGGAATGGGCGCGGGAATTCGACAACTACGCCAAGTCCGGTACGCTGCCCGCTCTCGAACTGGTGCGTCTGCCGCACGACCACTTCGGCGATTTTGCGACTGCCGCCGATGGCGTGAACACCGTCGAAACCCAGATGGCCGACAACGATTACGCGCTGGGTCTCCTGGTACAGAAAATCGGCAACAGCCCGTTCCGCGACAATACCCTCATCTTCGTGGTGGAGGACGATGCCCAGGATGGCGGCGACCATGTCGATGCGCATCGCAGTCTCGCCTATGTAATCGGGCCCTACGTGAAACGCCATGCCGTGGTTTCCACCCGCTACACCACCGTCAACCTTCTGCGGACCATCGAGGACGTGTTGGGCTTGCGGCCCATGGGTCTGACGGACGGCAATGCCCTGCCGATGGCGGCCGTGTTCGACCGACAGTTGCAACCCATGGATTACACCGCAATCGTTCCCGAAGTGTTGCGGACGACCCAACTGCCTTTGCCGCCACGCACCGCACGGAACAGTCTGCCGGCCTCGGCCGAAACGGCCCGGTATGCCCACTCCCGACGGACGGCCGCCTATTGGTCCACCGTGATGGCCGGACAGGATTTCTCCTCGGAGGACCGGCTCGACACGCAGCGATTCAATCGTGCGCTGTGGATGGGGCTGCGCGGGGTCGATTACTCCGTTCCGTAA
- a CDS encoding RNA pyrophosphohydrolase has product MIDRDGFRPNVGIILINQAGEVFWGKRAGHRSWQFPQGGINEDERPLTAMFRELHEETGLLPSDVEVIGWTCGWLRYRLPKNMIRRHLHPTCIGQKQKWFLLRLRSSDSAFNLNATSKPEFDGWEWRPYWSILSEVIYFKRAVYRTAMSVLAPTAGAGEPPAETDEHWDGREDKESAHVG; this is encoded by the coding sequence GTGATTGACCGTGATGGATTCCGCCCGAATGTCGGCATCATACTGATTAACCAGGCCGGCGAGGTATTCTGGGGCAAGCGTGCCGGGCATCGTTCCTGGCAGTTTCCGCAGGGGGGAATCAATGAGGACGAGCGGCCGCTGACCGCGATGTTCCGAGAACTCCACGAGGAAACCGGGTTGCTGCCCAGCGATGTCGAGGTGATCGGCTGGACCTGCGGCTGGCTGCGCTATCGATTGCCCAAGAACATGATCCGTCGGCATCTTCATCCGACCTGTATCGGCCAGAAGCAGAAATGGTTCCTGCTGCGTCTGCGTTCGTCAGACAGCGCCTTCAACCTGAATGCCACGTCCAAGCCGGAATTCGATGGTTGGGAATGGCGACCGTACTGGTCGATTCTGTCGGAAGTCATCTATTTCAAACGCGCCGTCTACCGGACGGCCATGAGCGTTCTTGCGCCGACCGCCGGCGCCGGCGAACCGCCGGCCGAGACGGACGAGCACTGGGATGGCCGCGAGGACAAGGAGTCCGCCCATGTTGGATGA
- the ptsP gene encoding phosphoenolpyruvate--protein phosphotransferase, whose amino-acid sequence MLDELRRIVTEVTLSVDLRAALDLIARRVRDALQVEVCSVYVLDHPEDAEDTVLVLQATEGLNKNMIGTVALHLNEGLVGLVARRAELVNLENAPDHPAFKFVSNIGEERYHGFLGVPIIYRGDVLGVLVVQTHDQRRFSSDQESFLVTLASQLASGIRQAQVSGELSSTTIAKPKLESAVTARGLPGSPGVVFGTAVSVLDVVDLETVVDRAVSDPEEEWRVLQAAIEAVRAEFAQLKQDFAEAAGNTDENMLFDAFILMLGGGSLVDSMEQRVRKGQSASAALRDAVREHTAVFEKMSDPYLRERAQDIRDLGSRILAKLQARTQGEREWPERIVLVGRDLSASHLAEIPTNRLVGIVSSTGSGSSHLAILARALGIPAAMGVPDLPIAQLNDQEVVVDGYRGLLIVRPVGSLRQELMRLAQEEAQLTAELSGLRDLPATTPDGVRVGLHVNIGLLSDMAPSMTVGAEGIGLYRTEVPFQIRKQFPGEVEQAGIYREALETFKGKPVVLRTLDVGGDKPLSYFPIKEDNPFLGWRGIRLVLDHPEIFLTQIRAMLRASVGLDNLGILLPMVGSVDELETAKVYIHQALTELREEGEAVATPRIGVMIEVPSAVYQIDIIVGMVDFLSIGTNDLTQYILAIDRNNERVAPRYDALHPAVLRAIVQVVSACQGSGREVAVCGELAGDPMGAVLLLGMGIDVLSMSAGSVPRIKWVMRTMSHADARNLLAEALNCHRPSEIRQMLYQALHERGLGGLVRAGR is encoded by the coding sequence ATGTTGGATGAACTGCGCCGGATCGTGACCGAAGTCACGCTGTCCGTCGACTTGCGGGCAGCGCTGGATCTGATCGCCCGTCGCGTACGCGATGCCCTTCAGGTCGAAGTCTGCTCCGTCTATGTGCTCGATCACCCGGAGGACGCCGAGGATACCGTCCTCGTCCTCCAGGCGACCGAAGGTCTGAACAAGAACATGATCGGCACGGTTGCCCTGCATCTGAACGAGGGCCTGGTCGGTCTCGTGGCGCGACGGGCCGAACTCGTCAACCTGGAAAATGCCCCGGATCACCCGGCGTTCAAGTTCGTGTCCAATATCGGCGAAGAGCGCTATCACGGCTTTCTGGGCGTGCCCATCATCTACCGGGGCGATGTGCTCGGCGTTCTGGTCGTGCAGACGCACGATCAGCGGCGTTTTTCCTCCGATCAGGAATCCTTCCTCGTCACGCTGGCTTCCCAGCTCGCCTCCGGTATCCGTCAGGCTCAGGTCAGCGGCGAGTTGTCGAGCACGACGATCGCCAAGCCAAAACTCGAATCCGCCGTCACGGCGCGTGGTCTGCCGGGCTCGCCCGGCGTGGTGTTCGGCACGGCGGTCAGCGTGCTCGATGTCGTCGATCTGGAAACCGTGGTGGATCGCGCCGTCAGCGACCCCGAGGAAGAGTGGCGCGTGCTCCAGGCGGCCATCGAGGCCGTCCGGGCAGAATTCGCCCAGTTGAAGCAGGACTTTGCCGAAGCGGCGGGCAATACCGACGAGAACATGCTCTTTGACGCCTTCATCCTGATGCTGGGGGGCGGTTCGCTCGTCGACAGCATGGAGCAGCGGGTGCGCAAGGGGCAATCGGCTTCCGCTGCCCTGCGGGATGCGGTGCGCGAACACACGGCCGTCTTCGAGAAGATGAGCGATCCCTATCTGCGCGAGCGGGCTCAGGACATTCGCGACCTCGGCTCGCGGATTCTCGCCAAGCTGCAGGCGCGCACCCAGGGCGAGCGCGAATGGCCGGAGCGGATCGTCCTCGTCGGCCGGGATCTGTCCGCCTCCCATCTCGCCGAAATCCCGACGAACCGGCTGGTGGGCATCGTGTCCAGCACCGGCTCGGGATCGTCGCATCTGGCGATTCTCGCCCGCGCGCTGGGCATTCCCGCCGCCATGGGCGTGCCGGACCTGCCTATCGCCCAGCTGAACGACCAGGAAGTGGTCGTCGATGGCTATCGCGGTCTGCTGATCGTCCGCCCGGTGGGATCGCTCCGCCAGGAATTGATGCGGCTGGCCCAGGAAGAAGCGCAACTCACGGCCGAGCTGAGCGGCCTGCGCGATCTGCCGGCGACTACGCCGGATGGTGTGCGTGTCGGCCTGCACGTGAACATCGGCCTGTTATCGGACATGGCACCGTCGATGACCGTGGGGGCCGAGGGCATCGGTCTGTACCGGACCGAAGTGCCGTTCCAGATCCGCAAGCAGTTTCCCGGCGAGGTCGAACAGGCCGGCATCTACCGCGAGGCACTGGAAACCTTCAAGGGCAAACCGGTCGTGCTGCGCACCCTGGATGTCGGCGGCGACAAGCCCTTGTCCTATTTCCCGATCAAGGAAGACAACCCCTTCCTGGGCTGGCGGGGCATCCGGTTGGTGCTCGATCACCCGGAAATCTTCCTGACGCAGATCCGGGCCATGCTCCGGGCTTCGGTCGGGCTGGACAACCTCGGCATCCTGCTGCCCATGGTGGGATCGGTGGACGAACTTGAAACGGCCAAAGTCTATATCCATCAGGCCCTCACCGAACTGCGGGAAGAGGGCGAGGCGGTCGCGACGCCACGAATCGGCGTGATGATTGAGGTGCCGTCCGCTGTCTACCAGATCGACATCATCGTCGGCATGGTGGATTTCCTGTCCATCGGCACCAACGACCTGACCCAGTACATCCTGGCCATCGACCGCAACAACGAACGCGTCGCCCCGCGCTATGACGCCCTCCATCCGGCCGTATTGCGCGCCATCGTCCAGGTGGTCTCCGCCTGCCAGGGCTCGGGGCGTGAAGTGGCCGTCTGCGGCGAACTGGCGGGCGACCCCATGGGGGCCGTGCTCCTGCTGGGCATGGGGATCGACGTCCTGTCGATGAGTGCCGGTTCCGTCCCGCGTATCAAGTGGGTCATGCGCACCATGTCCCATGCGGACGCCCGGAATCTGCTCGCCGAGGCCCTCAATTGCCATCGTCCGAGCGAGATCCGCCAGATGCTGTATCAGGCACTCCATGAGCGGGGGTTGGGCGGTCTCGTCCGGGCCGGTCGCTAG
- a CDS encoding phage virion morphogenesis protein has protein sequence MLTINVNDRFVVDALSHLMQHVTDMQPAMASIGQELVTRISNRFETQTDPMGHPWAQWAESTKKSYPEDGNGRILDRYGDMLDSLNFQADSDSSKIGFGDPVAVFHEFSTRYMPGRQMIFDDPVAGTISPADQKAIIDIVQGYLLSD, from the coding sequence ATGCTCACCATCAATGTCAATGACCGGTTCGTAGTCGATGCGCTCAGTCATCTGATGCAGCACGTCACTGACATGCAACCGGCGATGGCCAGCATCGGACAAGAGCTTGTCACCCGCATATCGAATCGATTTGAAACCCAAACCGATCCGATGGGGCACCCCTGGGCACAATGGGCCGAGTCAACGAAAAAAAGCTACCCGGAGGACGGAAACGGCCGCATTCTCGATCGCTACGGGGATATGCTCGATAGCCTGAATTTCCAGGCTGACAGTGACAGTTCGAAGATCGGGTTTGGTGATCCCGTTGCGGTCTTTCATGAATTCAGCACGCGCTACATGCCGGGCCGCCAAATGATTTTTGATGACCCGGTTGCTGGTACCATTTCACCGGCTGATCAGAAAGCGATCATTGATATAGTTCAAGGGTATCTGCTGAGCGATTAG
- a CDS encoding phage head morphogenesis protein, with protein sequence MLQTFRDKITASVKGDLSRRDFMRDMKSELQKAGWWGENQVLDPQTGKMLSTTFDASRLKLIYDTNIRTAQAAGRWQRFESTRASHPYLRYVTKRDERVRVSHRVFDNVTLPIDDPFWHSHTPPLGYRCRCRLVAMSKGDFEAGQAPDGTPLKPAAPNLGTQEFINKRTGEVTRVPVGITPGFGYNPGAAFLANQLKMTADKLAGLSPPLGRAALEAINSGADAEQAFSAWRANPQGNWPLAFLALDDLSLIQGKNPVASLSPETIAKQDRKHVEMTDAEYLQAQSVIDQAQIKAQEQNSLIYVQIKDTPDLGGYVLVVKATQTGKGLFVTSYRRLSRKEAARDREIARLLNKQKK encoded by the coding sequence TTGCTGCAAACCTTCCGGGACAAAATCACCGCTTCCGTCAAAGGCGATCTGTCGCGACGCGACTTCATGCGCGATATGAAATCCGAGTTGCAAAAGGCGGGCTGGTGGGGCGAGAACCAGGTGCTCGATCCTCAAACGGGAAAAATGCTGTCGACCACTTTCGATGCATCGCGTCTGAAGCTGATCTACGACACCAACATCCGTACGGCCCAGGCTGCAGGACGCTGGCAGCGGTTTGAATCGACACGAGCCAGTCATCCCTATCTGCGTTACGTGACCAAACGCGACGAGCGCGTCCGGGTCAGCCACCGGGTTTTCGACAATGTGACCCTGCCGATCGATGATCCCTTTTGGCATAGCCATACACCCCCACTGGGTTACCGTTGCCGTTGTCGCCTGGTGGCCATGAGCAAAGGCGATTTCGAGGCCGGCCAGGCACCTGACGGCACCCCGTTGAAACCAGCCGCACCCAATCTGGGTACGCAGGAATTCATCAACAAGCGCACCGGTGAAGTCACCCGTGTTCCGGTCGGCATTACTCCGGGATTCGGCTACAACCCGGGAGCTGCATTCCTTGCCAACCAGCTCAAGATGACGGCCGACAAACTGGCCGGGCTTTCTCCTCCGCTTGGCAGGGCCGCCCTTGAAGCCATCAATAGCGGGGCAGATGCTGAGCAGGCCTTTTCCGCATGGCGGGCCAACCCTCAAGGCAATTGGCCACTGGCGTTCTTGGCGCTTGATGACCTATCGCTGATTCAGGGGAAAAATCCTGTGGCCAGCCTGTCACCGGAAACGATCGCGAAACAGGATAGAAAGCACGTCGAAATGACCGATGCCGAGTATTTGCAGGCGCAATCGGTGATCGATCAGGCGCAAATCAAGGCTCAGGAACAAAACAGCCTGATTTATGTGCAAATCAAGGATACGCCGGATCTGGGCGGGTACGTGCTGGTGGTGAAGGCGACCCAAACGGGCAAAGGGCTATTCGTGACGAGTTATCGGCGTTTGTCGCGCAAAGAAGCAGCGCGGGACAGAGAGATTGCACGCCTGCTGAACAAGCAAAAAAAATGA
- a CDS encoding DUF935 domain-containing protein, with protein MNRKGIWVSPNQFVEFADNARQNLTAEIASRDHSPDFNALGQYLPNPDPVLKKMGRDIAVYRDLRADAHVGGCIRRRKAAVKALEWRIEQGNATARVTKRIDAIFQRLDLDHLRAEAMEAALYGYQPLEVMWTKAAGFADGWNVPERVVAKPPEWFLFDPESRLRFRSKDRLFDGELLPERKFLLPRQDASYVNPYGIADLSMCFWPATFKRGGLKFWVVFTEKYGTPWLVGKTPRGTPKTETDRLLDQLEAMVQDAVAVIPDDSSVDIVGDAARTSSSSIYQDLLMYCRSEISIALLGQNQTTEANANRASATAGLEVTREIRDSDVTMIEQAMNELIRWIVEINSDGEAPTFKLFEQAEIDDTQAKRDDILSRTGVKFTKSYYMRSYDLRDDDLEVVAPPSSPTSPQGGAANGAAFSESGTRSGCPCCSGVEFSDGQNPSATDALDQAVTAEMDQWQAVLAPMVDPLQKLIDEAIQNGETADQLLSRLPDLLTPQASAALQAQLTRQNFIARLAAASGLQIDVPQ; from the coding sequence ATGAATCGCAAAGGCATCTGGGTATCCCCCAACCAGTTCGTCGAGTTCGCGGACAATGCCAGGCAGAACCTGACGGCCGAGATCGCCAGCCGTGATCACAGCCCGGACTTTAATGCACTGGGTCAGTACCTGCCGAATCCGGATCCGGTATTGAAGAAGATGGGTCGGGACATTGCGGTCTATCGGGATCTGCGCGCCGATGCCCATGTGGGCGGCTGCATTCGTCGACGCAAGGCCGCGGTGAAGGCGCTGGAATGGCGCATTGAACAAGGCAATGCCACGGCACGGGTGACCAAGCGCATCGACGCCATTTTTCAACGGCTTGACCTGGACCATCTGCGCGCCGAGGCGATGGAGGCGGCGCTGTACGGTTATCAGCCGCTGGAAGTGATGTGGACGAAGGCGGCCGGGTTTGCCGATGGATGGAATGTGCCCGAGCGGGTCGTCGCCAAGCCGCCGGAATGGTTTCTGTTCGATCCCGAGTCGCGCTTGCGCTTCCGCTCGAAAGATCGTCTGTTCGATGGCGAACTGCTGCCGGAACGAAAATTCCTATTGCCGCGTCAGGATGCCAGTTATGTCAATCCCTACGGCATCGCCGACCTGTCGATGTGCTTCTGGCCGGCGACCTTCAAGCGCGGCGGGCTGAAGTTCTGGGTGGTGTTTACCGAGAAGTACGGCACGCCGTGGCTCGTCGGCAAAACGCCGCGCGGTACACCGAAGACTGAAACCGATCGTCTGCTCGATCAACTAGAGGCGATGGTTCAGGACGCGGTGGCGGTGATCCCGGACGATTCGAGCGTCGATATCGTCGGCGATGCCGCGCGCACGAGCTCGTCGAGCATTTACCAGGATCTGTTGATGTACTGCCGCAGCGAGATCAGCATCGCGCTGCTGGGTCAGAACCAGACGACGGAGGCGAATGCCAACCGCGCCAGCGCCACGGCTGGCCTGGAAGTGACGCGCGAGATCCGCGATTCCGACGTGACCATGATCGAACAGGCGATGAACGAACTGATTCGTTGGATCGTCGAGATCAACAGCGACGGGGAAGCGCCGACCTTCAAGCTATTCGAGCAGGCTGAAATCGACGATACCCAGGCCAAACGCGACGATATTCTGTCCCGCACGGGTGTGAAGTTCACCAAGTCCTACTATATGCGCAGCTACGATCTGCGCGATGACGATCTGGAGGTCGTAGCGCCGCCGTCATCGCCCACCAGTCCGCAGGGCGGAGCGGCGAATGGGGCGGCATTTTCCGAGTCGGGAACTCGATCCGGGTGCCCTTGCTGCAGTGGGGTCGAGTTTTCCGATGGGCAGAACCCATCCGCCACGGATGCGCTCGACCAGGCCGTGACTGCGGAAATGGATCAATGGCAGGCCGTGTTGGCGCCGATGGTCGATCCCTTGCAAAAGCTGATCGATGAAGCAATTCAAAATGGCGAAACGGCGGATCAACTGCTTTCCCGATTGCCCGATCTGCTGACGCCACAGGCTTCGGCCGCATTGCAGGCTCAGTTGACCCGTCAGAATTTCATCGCCCGACTCGCCGCAGCAAGCGGACTGCAAATCGATGTGCCGCAATGA
- a CDS encoding DUF3486 family protein: MMPPRDKISQLPPDLRATIDRMLIDAGFSGYDMLEQMILDAHGVSIGKSSLHRYGQKLERRLSAIRASTEAARAIAEAAPDDADHRSAAVISLVQSSLFDAMLALEEADEEADPADRVKLLANAARAIAEASRASQGQKRFEQEVRARIEATATSVETIARKGGLSADAVETIRREILGIAS; this comes from the coding sequence ATGATGCCACCCCGTGACAAGATCAGTCAGTTGCCGCCGGATCTGCGCGCCACCATCGACCGCATGCTGATCGATGCCGGTTTCTCCGGTTACGACATGCTCGAACAGATGATCCTGGATGCCCATGGCGTCAGCATCGGCAAAAGCAGCCTGCACCGCTACGGCCAGAAGCTCGAACGCCGTTTGAGTGCGATCCGTGCCAGTACCGAAGCCGCCCGCGCCATTGCCGAAGCCGCGCCCGATGACGCGGATCACCGCTCGGCCGCCGTTATTTCCCTGGTTCAATCCAGCCTGTTCGATGCGATGTTGGCACTGGAGGAAGCGGATGAGGAAGCCGACCCCGCCGATCGGGTGAAGCTGTTGGCCAATGCCGCCCGGGCCATCGCGGAGGCGAGCCGTGCCAGTCAGGGGCAGAAGCGGTTTGAACAGGAAGTTCGCGCCCGTATCGAAGCGACCGCCACGTCGGTTGAAACCATCGCCCGCAAGGGCGGCCTATCCGCCGATGCGGTGGAGACGATCCGCCGCGAAATCCTCGGGATCGCCTCGTGA
- a CDS encoding VpaChn25_0724 family phage protein — translation MSGFTANYKDLVAQDRRLVLLQALAVSPDYALRETVLVRLLEGERLAIGHDDLRAEFRWLADRGLIDIEYHDDVQAARITVRGVDVANGHTLVDGIARPRP, via the coding sequence ATGAGCGGGTTCACGGCGAATTACAAAGACCTGGTAGCGCAGGATCGTCGATTGGTGCTGCTCCAGGCGCTGGCTGTCTCACCGGATTACGCCCTGCGCGAAACCGTGCTGGTGCGACTGCTGGAGGGCGAGCGTCTAGCGATCGGCCATGATGATTTGCGGGCGGAGTTCCGCTGGTTGGCCGACCGGGGTCTGATCGATATCGAGTACCACGATGACGTCCAGGCTGCCCGCATCACCGTGCGCGGCGTCGACGTGGCCAATGGCCATACCCTGGTCGACGGGATTGCGAGGCCGCGTCCATGA
- a CDS encoding lysozyme translates to MKRTGGGRGIIAGLAALSAVGLTYLASDEGYRGNSYPDGGGVQTVGFGTTTHLDGTPVKAGEKTTPVRALIALRAHVDKTEKAMHACIGNVPLYQYEWDAYVRLAYNIGSGAFCGSTLVKRLRQSPPDYAEACRQILRWNKDNGKVIPGLVKRREREYAQCIGDAS, encoded by the coding sequence ATGAAAAGGACAGGAGGCGGTCGCGGGATTATTGCCGGGCTTGCGGCGCTTTCAGCCGTCGGCCTGACTTATCTCGCTTCCGATGAAGGCTATCGTGGCAACAGCTACCCCGATGGCGGCGGCGTGCAAACCGTCGGCTTCGGTACCACCACGCACCTGGACGGCACGCCCGTCAAAGCCGGTGAGAAAACCACGCCGGTGCGGGCATTGATCGCGCTGCGGGCGCACGTCGACAAGACGGAAAAAGCCATGCATGCCTGTATCGGCAATGTGCCGCTGTATCAGTACGAGTGGGATGCCTACGTTCGCCTGGCTTACAACATTGGCAGCGGGGCATTTTGCGGTTCCACGCTGGTGAAGCGCCTGCGCCAGTCCCCACCGGATTACGCCGAAGCCTGTCGCCAGATCCTTCGCTGGAACAAGGATAACGGCAAGGTCATTCCCGGCCTCGTCAAGCGTCGTGAACGCGAGTATGCGCAATGCATCGGAGACGCGTCATGA
- a CDS encoding DUF2254 domain-containing protein, with amino-acid sequence MAKMRGYNLVCPVVALPLVWFAIKGHPETLVNLVPVIASVSATMLGFLVTALSILMTLTGHRLIENMRRTGHLRQMVLGFFHSGVFFLASLIISLLFLMMPSLSDPWIGMLSMWLLTVAICLFIVGGWWFYLVVENLSSRHEPH; translated from the coding sequence ATGGCGAAAATGCGTGGGTATAATTTAGTCTGTCCTGTAGTGGCCCTGCCGCTCGTCTGGTTTGCCATCAAGGGGCATCCAGAAACGCTTGTGAATTTGGTTCCTGTTATTGCAAGCGTGTCAGCAACCATGCTCGGTTTTTTGGTGACGGCGCTGTCGATCTTAATGACTTTAACCGGACATAGACTGATTGAGAATATGAGGCGAACAGGTCATTTGAGGCAGATGGTACTTGGATTTTTCCATTCAGGTGTTTTCTTCCTAGCTTCTTTGATCATCTCACTACTTTTCCTGATGATGCCATCTTTATCCGACCCATGGATAGGAATGCTGTCAATGTGGCTTCTTACAGTAGCAATTTGTCTCTTTATTGTCGGCGGGTGGTGGTTCTATTTGGTAGTTGAAAATTTATCAAGTAGGCACGAACCACATTGA